One genomic window of Cloacibacillus sp. includes the following:
- a CDS encoding Synerg-CTERM sorting domain-containing protein, whose protein sequence is MISAKMPFFPIGRAPLLKELCAALALLFVLMFSQAAFAVPANPNKVFTVQQPDGSSFQITTRGDERSHWSRSVADGYIVVYDAASKWWDFAVVKNGALVSSEVHYHINTAAPAGAVKEYTPLAGSSLRTSVKKPAGKSATEAAPARWTPRATPLAGDRRALVVRVTFEDTRGNTTIPSVDIKDHSRDVWGDTLSVTRYYKDQSKGRLKLTPISGISEIIKIEMTSADYNEGRHPDYKIASTNNNEENIAAQRNEVKFVQNVLEKVQKNNPELNFASFDANHDKKLTADELVVYLILAGYEKSGVPADRTPSVWAHQASSEYGNEATSADAVQLSGDVTLSLWAMNGEIVTQTVEGVTTPYRMPLTGTMCHELGHQLCALPDLYDTSYYNSGLGIFSLMAIGCDGARAGEYSGTRPVNLDAWSRYYLGWETPSAAQKSTVAKTLSIGRQSYTKASSPVMVDGPASTPYQYYLMEVRDPTSADETNWDAGLQAWDCGKKGVLLIHADETIGKGSLDLGNDINQHSKSEDDKDTVYNPHQGIMAIWPYADPRVKGAGSGTTQSLWYAGNDLAKANGLFPDSAVEFLKSNFFAAASSKTAELRTGIKLFDFSAPADEMTCTYALEEQNQGGGGNSGGGCSAGVGTLALLAAAPLFAAKRKRARRTK, encoded by the coding sequence ATGATCAGTGCCAAAATGCCCTTTTTCCCCATCGGCCGCGCGCCGTTGCTTAAGGAACTCTGCGCCGCACTTGCGCTGTTGTTTGTCCTTATGTTCTCACAAGCGGCCTTTGCCGTCCCCGCAAATCCGAATAAAGTGTTTACCGTGCAGCAGCCTGACGGCAGCAGCTTCCAGATAACCACTCGCGGCGACGAGCGCTCCCACTGGAGCCGCTCCGTGGCGGACGGCTACATCGTAGTCTACGACGCCGCCTCCAAATGGTGGGACTTCGCCGTGGTAAAAAACGGTGCGCTCGTTTCGTCCGAGGTCCACTACCACATCAACACAGCCGCGCCCGCGGGCGCGGTAAAGGAATACACGCCGCTTGCGGGCTCGTCTTTGCGCACCTCTGTAAAAAAGCCCGCGGGCAAGAGCGCAACGGAGGCGGCGCCCGCCAGATGGACTCCGCGCGCGACGCCGCTTGCCGGCGACAGAAGGGCGCTTGTAGTCCGTGTCACATTTGAAGACACAAGGGGCAACACAACAATACCGTCTGTTGACATTAAAGATCACTCTCGTGACGTATGGGGCGACACGCTCTCCGTCACGCGCTATTACAAAGACCAATCCAAGGGGCGTTTGAAGCTCACTCCGATATCGGGGATATCGGAGATCATAAAGATAGAGATGACCTCCGCGGATTATAACGAAGGCCGCCATCCTGATTACAAGATCGCATCCACCAACAACAATGAGGAAAACATAGCGGCACAGAGAAACGAGGTCAAGTTTGTCCAAAACGTCCTGGAAAAAGTGCAAAAAAATAATCCTGAACTAAATTTTGCCTCATTTGATGCAAACCATGATAAAAAACTGACCGCCGACGAACTTGTCGTCTACCTGATACTTGCAGGATACGAAAAATCTGGCGTACCGGCCGACAGAACCCCCTCCGTGTGGGCTCATCAGGCATCTTCCGAATATGGCAATGAAGCAACCTCAGCGGACGCCGTCCAGCTAAGCGGAGACGTCACGCTTTCGCTCTGGGCGATGAACGGAGAAATTGTGACGCAAACCGTCGAAGGAGTAACCACGCCTTACAGAATGCCGCTTACCGGCACCATGTGCCACGAGCTTGGGCATCAGCTCTGCGCGCTGCCCGACCTTTACGACACCTCATACTACAACAGCGGACTTGGCATCTTCTCACTTATGGCGATCGGCTGCGACGGCGCGCGTGCCGGAGAATACAGCGGAACGAGGCCTGTGAACCTCGACGCGTGGAGCAGATACTACCTCGGCTGGGAGACGCCCTCCGCTGCGCAAAAAAGCACTGTCGCAAAAACTCTCAGCATCGGACGCCAGAGCTACACCAAAGCAAGCTCCCCCGTCATGGTGGACGGCCCCGCCTCCACTCCCTATCAGTATTACCTTATGGAGGTGCGTGACCCAACCTCAGCGGACGAAACCAACTGGGACGCGGGCCTACAGGCATGGGATTGCGGAAAAAAGGGAGTGCTGCTCATCCATGCCGATGAAACTATCGGCAAAGGAAGCCTTGATCTGGGAAACGACATCAACCAGCACAGCAAATCTGAAGACGACAAAGATACCGTCTACAACCCGCATCAGGGAATAATGGCAATATGGCCCTACGCCGACCCAAGAGTCAAGGGCGCAGGCTCCGGAACTACGCAGTCCCTGTGGTATGCTGGCAACGACCTTGCGAAAGCGAATGGATTATTTCCTGACTCCGCCGTGGAATTTCTGAAAAGCAACTTCTTCGCCGCAGCAAGTTCAAAGACCGCCGAGCTCCGCACGGGCATAAAACTCTTTGACTTCTCCGCGCCGGCCGATGAAATGACATGCACCTACGCGCTCGAAGAACAAAATCAAGGCGGCGGCGGCAACAGCGGCGGCGGATGTTCCGCTGGCGTTGGGACGCTTGCCCTGCTTGCGGCGGCTCCTCTTTTTGCGGCAAAACGCAAAAGAGCGCGCCGGACAAAATAA
- a CDS encoding DUF554 domain-containing protein, with protein MDALSSIPLFGSLANAAMIIAGAAVGLLLRKKIPAKIMELPVQGMALFVMTLGIGMAIKTEQPLVVIGSIALGSLTGELLDIEGAFERASMGLEKRIGAGAAGFTTGFITTSLIYCTGSMAVLGSFEEGLGGYPSLLLAKGLIDGLTSVAMAASLGFGVIFSAVPVFLYQGALTLAAQWIQPFMTDAAITEMSATGGLMLMAIGINLLGVMKIRAMNMLPGLVAAVILAKLFL; from the coding sequence TTGGATGCATTAAGTTCTATACCACTCTTCGGCAGCCTTGCCAACGCCGCGATGATCATTGCGGGCGCCGCTGTCGGTCTGCTTCTTCGCAAAAAAATCCCGGCAAAAATAATGGAGCTGCCAGTTCAGGGAATGGCGCTCTTCGTGATGACGCTCGGCATCGGCATGGCTATAAAAACGGAACAGCCGCTCGTCGTCATAGGCAGCATCGCGCTGGGATCGCTCACAGGCGAGCTGCTTGACATCGAAGGCGCTTTTGAACGCGCCAGCATGGGGCTTGAAAAACGCATCGGCGCGGGCGCTGCTGGCTTCACCACCGGCTTTATCACGACGAGCCTCATCTACTGCACCGGTTCTATGGCGGTGCTTGGCTCCTTTGAGGAGGGGCTGGGCGGCTATCCGTCGCTGCTTCTTGCAAAGGGGCTGATAGACGGGCTGACCTCCGTCGCGATGGCGGCGTCGCTTGGCTTCGGCGTCATATTTTCCGCAGTTCCGGTATTTTTATATCAGGGCGCGCTTACGCTTGCCGCGCAGTGGATACAGCCTTTCATGACCGACGCCGCGATAACCGAAATGAGCGCCACTGGCGGCCTCATGCTGATGGCGATAGGCATCAACCTGCTCGGCGTCATGAAGATACGCGCGATGAACATGCTGCCGGGGCTTGTAGCCGCGGTCATTCTGGCAAAACTTTTTCTTTAG
- a CDS encoding PLP-dependent transferase has translation MMKEYAKLGFMTKALHSGHGCGMKRAEKMQSALKDVSPWLSEASFESLAFEASFAALDGGNSAVAFASSYAAWSCLLRTLCAEGTNVILSSRVCCGTRRLICRILEEMGAAAKFVDSDHPCQTEQNIDDDTRAVITESLAAPMMSVAPLEALSRVARRQGVPLVIINTLATSALCRPIEFGAHVTVTEAAPFAASGGASACVVTDGANFDWHEWSEKFPQLTRADAEFGGASFSSLFGEAAFGAKMRFLAMRGANYMTSEGEAERLRSFLRTLGLRMGRQSENALAAAKFLAAHELVCNVRYPGLAGHPQNDMAQVYLKNGCGAVLSFELKRREAQKEFMEALRLISAAASPEGMTSTLFKNEEAAARLCLAVGCEAAADITADLGQALNAALARL, from the coding sequence ATGATGAAAGAATATGCGAAGCTGGGCTTTATGACGAAGGCGCTGCATTCCGGGCACGGCTGCGGAATGAAACGGGCGGAAAAGATGCAGTCCGCGCTTAAGGACGTCTCGCCGTGGCTCTCGGAGGCTTCGTTTGAGTCGCTTGCCTTTGAGGCCTCTTTTGCGGCGCTTGACGGCGGCAACAGCGCCGTGGCCTTCGCCTCGTCCTACGCGGCGTGGAGCTGCCTTTTGCGGACGCTTTGCGCGGAGGGGACGAACGTCATTCTCTCAAGCCGCGTCTGCTGCGGGACGAGGCGTCTAATTTGCAGGATACTTGAAGAGATGGGGGCCGCCGCCAAGTTTGTGGACAGCGACCACCCCTGCCAGACGGAACAGAACATAGACGACGATACGCGCGCTGTCATCACGGAAAGCCTGGCCGCGCCGATGATGAGCGTGGCTCCGCTTGAGGCGCTTTCGCGCGTCGCGCGCCGTCAGGGCGTTCCGCTTGTCATCATAAACACGCTGGCTACTTCGGCGCTCTGCCGCCCGATAGAGTTTGGCGCGCACGTCACTGTGACGGAGGCGGCTCCGTTTGCGGCCTCCGGCGGCGCCTCAGCCTGCGTCGTGACTGACGGCGCGAATTTCGACTGGCACGAGTGGAGCGAAAAATTCCCGCAGCTTACGCGCGCGGACGCGGAGTTTGGCGGCGCGTCGTTTTCATCTCTCTTTGGCGAGGCCGCCTTTGGCGCGAAGATGCGTTTTCTCGCCATGCGCGGCGCGAACTATATGACGTCGGAAGGCGAAGCGGAGCGGCTGCGCTCCTTTCTGCGCACGCTCGGGCTGCGCATGGGCCGTCAGAGCGAAAACGCGCTTGCCGCGGCTAAGTTTCTAGCCGCGCATGAGTTGGTCTGTAACGTGAGGTATCCGGGGCTTGCGGGCCATCCGCAGAACGATATGGCGCAGGTCTACCTGAAAAACGGCTGCGGCGCAGTGCTCTCCTTTGAGCTGAAACGCCGTGAGGCGCAAAAGGAGTTCATGGAGGCGCTGCGGCTCATAAGCGCCGCGGCGTCGCCTGAGGGAATGACCTCCACGCTTTTTAAGAACGAGGAGGCCGCGGCGCGGCTCTGTCTTGCCGTGGGCTGCGAAGCGGCGGCGGACATCACAGCCGATTTGGGTCAGGCGCTGAACGCGGCGCTTGCGCGGCTTTAG
- a CDS encoding cobyrinate a,c-diamide synthase, with product MSLRNRPRLVIAAVQSGSGKTTITSGVIAALSASGLRVHPYKIGPDYIDPGYLSAAAGGRADNLDTWLTDEPAMKSIFAEASEEADISIIEGVMGLYDGGRGGVSSTAAIAKALRAPVLLVIDVRSMGESAAAIAKGFRDYDPSVDIRGVIINRYGSENHRTMAAEAIEKIGLPVIGAVPRNKEAEVRERHLGLLPVEENSNKEHIENVRRMIEPAIDLKKIVEIAKSAPPLEAPNACEKTTPQSPRVKIAVAKDEAFSFYYPESLAVLEAFGAEIAPFSPLSDEGIPEGCCGLIFGGGFPEVFAERLAANENMKASVREAAEGGMPIYAECGGFMYLTRAMAGFDGIAREMAGVVPAECKMNDSLRTVGYVTATALADCVIAKKGETLRGHEFHFSSMEPLAPAQNAFLFTKNRTGESYPGGFANENILGSYLHLHFAGFPKAAERFVQQCAKYAAKRRPAL from the coding sequence ATGAGCCTGCGAAATAGACCGCGCCTCGTCATAGCCGCCGTGCAGAGCGGCAGCGGAAAGACGACCATAACAAGCGGCGTGATAGCGGCGCTTTCGGCCTCCGGCCTGCGCGTCCATCCATACAAAATAGGCCCCGACTATATAGACCCGGGCTACCTGAGCGCCGCGGCCGGAGGGCGCGCCGACAACCTCGACACATGGCTGACGGACGAGCCGGCCATGAAAAGCATCTTCGCGGAGGCCTCCGAGGAGGCCGACATCTCGATAATAGAGGGCGTAATGGGCCTTTACGACGGAGGACGCGGCGGCGTCAGCAGCACGGCGGCAATAGCGAAAGCGCTTCGCGCGCCGGTGCTTCTTGTCATAGACGTGCGCTCAATGGGCGAAAGCGCGGCGGCAATCGCAAAAGGCTTTCGCGACTACGACCCATCGGTCGACATTCGCGGCGTCATCATAAACAGGTACGGCTCCGAAAACCACCGCACGATGGCGGCTGAGGCAATAGAAAAAATCGGCCTTCCAGTCATAGGCGCGGTGCCGCGCAATAAAGAGGCCGAGGTGAGGGAACGCCACTTAGGGCTGCTGCCAGTCGAAGAAAACAGCAATAAAGAACACATAGAAAACGTGCGGCGCATGATAGAACCCGCCATAGACCTGAAAAAAATAGTGGAAATAGCAAAAAGCGCGCCTCCCCTTGAAGCGCCCAACGCGTGTGAAAAGACAACGCCGCAGAGTCCCCGCGTGAAAATAGCGGTGGCAAAAGACGAAGCCTTTTCCTTTTATTATCCAGAGAGCCTCGCGGTGCTTGAGGCCTTCGGCGCGGAGATAGCGCCGTTCAGCCCGCTTTCCGACGAGGGTATTCCAGAGGGCTGCTGCGGCCTCATCTTCGGCGGCGGCTTTCCCGAGGTATTTGCAGAGCGTCTTGCGGCAAACGAGAACATGAAGGCCTCTGTAAGGGAGGCGGCGGAAGGCGGGATGCCCATATACGCCGAATGCGGCGGCTTCATGTACCTGACGCGCGCAATGGCCGGCTTCGACGGCATCGCGCGCGAAATGGCGGGCGTCGTCCCGGCGGAGTGCAAAATGAACGACAGCCTGCGCACGGTGGGCTACGTGACGGCAACCGCGCTTGCTGACTGCGTAATCGCAAAAAAGGGCGAGACGCTGCGTGGACACGAGTTCCATTTTTCGAGCATGGAACCGCTTGCGCCCGCGCAAAACGCATTTTTGTTCACGAAAAACCGAACCGGCGAAAGTTATCCGGGCGGCTTTGCAAACGAAAACATTTTAGGCTCCTATCTTCACCTGCATTTCGCAGGTTTCCCAAAGGCGGCCGAGCGCTTCGTTCAACAATGCGCCAAGTACGCCGCAAAACGGCGGCCGGCCCTTTGA
- a CDS encoding cobyric acid synthase has protein sequence MKKCKGIMVQGTSSDAGKSFIVTALCRIFSDMGYAVCPFKSQNMSNNSCVTPDGLEMGRAQGVQAEAARVEPQAYMNPILLKPRKDTSSEIVLMGRVYDAPCDKNYYRSFTMGQGIKTVREALARIDDDYEVMVCEGAGSPAEVNLNAAEIVNMRVANEANMPVLLVADVDRGGAIASVVGTLELLGADRERVKGIIFNKFRGDLSLFEDAVRFTEEKTGVKVVGVLPWLSEVVIEGEDIMSINWHRGEHATKEARLRVGVVKFPRVSNHTDIEAFRFEQDVDIIELAAPEQVADLDAVVLPGTKSTVLDMQYLETSGIARAIRAFAEEGGAVYGLCGGYQMMGEEINDEFLRDNDKIPFIKGLGLLPAVTTFGTEKTTLRRAGRVIHPAFAQMTQVAGYEIHFGTTLPLRRDENFSPLFELDGNADGMADAKLRLAGSYLHNAFHNDAFRTEWLNRLRDRRGMARRAAVSTSAAKEAAYDALAAETLKNLDVDYIMSVMGLVKKSGAPHDEPAK, from the coding sequence ATGAAAAAATGCAAAGGGATAATGGTACAGGGAACGTCGAGCGACGCCGGAAAAAGTTTCATCGTAACGGCGCTCTGCCGCATCTTCTCCGACATGGGCTATGCCGTCTGCCCTTTTAAATCGCAAAACATGTCAAACAACTCCTGCGTCACGCCGGACGGCCTTGAAATGGGCCGCGCTCAGGGCGTGCAGGCGGAGGCGGCGCGGGTAGAGCCTCAGGCCTACATGAACCCGATACTGCTCAAACCGCGCAAAGACACCTCCTCCGAGATAGTGCTTATGGGGCGCGTCTACGACGCTCCGTGCGACAAAAATTACTACCGGAGCTTCACGATGGGACAGGGAATAAAGACGGTGCGCGAGGCGCTTGCGCGAATAGACGACGACTACGAGGTCATGGTCTGCGAGGGTGCGGGCAGCCCCGCCGAGGTGAATCTGAACGCCGCAGAGATAGTGAACATGCGCGTCGCAAACGAGGCGAACATGCCGGTGCTGCTTGTGGCCGACGTAGACCGCGGCGGCGCTATAGCCTCCGTCGTCGGCACGCTTGAACTGCTGGGCGCCGACAGAGAGCGCGTCAAGGGGATAATCTTCAATAAATTCCGCGGCGACCTCTCGCTCTTTGAGGACGCAGTGAGATTCACCGAGGAAAAGACCGGCGTCAAAGTCGTCGGCGTCCTTCCGTGGCTCTCCGAGGTCGTCATTGAGGGCGAGGACATAATGAGCATCAACTGGCATCGGGGCGAGCACGCCACAAAAGAGGCGCGGCTTCGCGTGGGCGTCGTAAAATTCCCGCGCGTCTCAAACCACACCGACATAGAGGCCTTCCGCTTCGAGCAGGACGTAGACATAATCGAGCTCGCCGCGCCGGAGCAAGTCGCGGACCTTGACGCCGTCGTGCTGCCCGGCACGAAAAGCACCGTGCTCGACATGCAGTACCTTGAAACATCCGGCATAGCGCGCGCAATACGCGCCTTCGCCGAAGAGGGCGGCGCCGTCTACGGACTCTGCGGCGGCTATCAAATGATGGGCGAGGAGATAAACGACGAATTTCTGCGCGACAACGACAAAATCCCCTTCATCAAAGGGCTGGGCCTGCTGCCCGCAGTCACCACCTTCGGAACGGAAAAGACCACCCTCCGCCGCGCGGGGCGCGTCATACATCCGGCCTTTGCGCAAATGACGCAGGTCGCGGGATATGAGATACATTTTGGCACGACGCTCCCGCTGCGCCGCGACGAAAATTTCTCGCCGCTCTTTGAGCTTGACGGGAACGCGGACGGCATGGCAGACGCAAAACTTAGGCTCGCCGGCAGCTATCTCCACAACGCCTTTCACAACGACGCCTTTCGCACCGAATGGCTGAACCGCCTGCGCGACCGCCGCGGCATGGCAAGACGCGCCGCCGTCTCTACTTCGGCCGCAAAAGAGGCCGCCTACGACGCGCTTGCCGCCGAAACGCTGAAAAATCTCGACGTAGACTACATAATGAGCGTCATGGGCCTTGTCAAAAAGAGCGGAGCGCCGCACGATGAGCCTGCGAAATAG
- a CDS encoding cob(I)yrinic acid a,c-diamide adenosyltransferase yields the protein MLDGAPAQVQIYTGDGKGKSTAAFGLAMRMAGCGGRAFVIQFRKARDCGERESAQKLGIELRLCPVGRAGEKCPGRCPLLIAAHNILQNERPDLLVLDEIMAAIRAGCLAEDDALSLIDEAGGAEIVMTGRRPPEALLRRADLVTEMKKIKHYYDKGLPARRGVEF from the coding sequence ATGCTGGACGGCGCGCCCGCTCAGGTACAGATATACACCGGGGACGGCAAGGGCAAAAGCACGGCCGCCTTCGGCTTGGCGATGCGCATGGCCGGATGCGGCGGACGCGCCTTCGTCATACAGTTCAGAAAGGCGCGCGACTGCGGCGAACGAGAGAGCGCGCAAAAGCTGGGCATAGAGCTGCGCCTCTGTCCCGTCGGACGCGCAGGGGAAAAATGTCCCGGCCGCTGCCCGCTGCTTATCGCCGCGCATAACATCCTGCAAAACGAACGCCCCGACCTTCTCGTGCTTGATGAAATAATGGCGGCGATACGCGCCGGCTGTCTTGCCGAGGACGACGCGCTTTCTTTGATAGACGAGGCGGGCGGCGCTGAGATAGTGATGACCGGGCGCAGGCCGCCAGAGGCGCTGCTTCGCCGCGCGGATCTCGTAACAGAGATGAAAAAGATAAAGCATTACTACGACAAAGGACTTCCTGCAAGAAGGGGCGTTGAGTTCTGA
- the hemL gene encoding glutamate-1-semialdehyde 2,1-aminomutase has translation MENLNINEKLFEEAQLVIPGGVNSPVRAFQKVGQTPIFAVRGEGACIWDAQGKKYTDYIGSWGPLILGHAYPPVIDAVCEAAKEGTSFGLPTPREVEMAQLITELVDGVEMVRMVSSGTEAVLSALRAARGFTGRSLILKFEGCYHGHSDAMLVKAGSGLATAGQPDSAGVPAETAAATLTCRYNDLDAVKAIFAAHKGEIAAVIVEPIGANMGVVPPAEGFLEGLRRVTKEDGALLIFDEVITGFRLSIHCASAYFGITPDMWTFGKIIGGGLPVGAYGGRRDVMSMVAPIGPVYQAGTLSGNPVAMAAGLAALSALRENPLIYGELEVRGERLRKGLRLIFEKQGLPACVQGEGSLSTVFFTEGPVMNYDDASKSDTERYARFWRGMAERGILMAPSQFEALFISAAHTEADIEYFIASADEVIGAKGF, from the coding sequence ATGGAAAATTTAAATATAAACGAAAAATTATTTGAAGAGGCGCAGCTTGTCATCCCCGGCGGCGTCAACAGCCCTGTACGCGCCTTCCAAAAGGTGGGACAGACGCCGATATTCGCCGTGCGCGGAGAAGGCGCCTGCATCTGGGACGCCCAAGGCAAAAAATATACGGACTACATAGGCTCATGGGGGCCGCTAATTTTGGGGCACGCATACCCGCCCGTCATAGACGCAGTATGCGAGGCGGCAAAAGAGGGCACCAGCTTCGGCCTTCCCACGCCGAGAGAGGTTGAGATGGCTCAGCTGATAACGGAGCTGGTGGACGGAGTGGAGATGGTGCGAATGGTCTCCTCCGGCACCGAGGCGGTGCTCTCCGCACTCCGCGCCGCGCGCGGCTTCACCGGGCGCAGCCTCATATTAAAGTTCGAGGGCTGCTACCACGGCCATTCCGACGCGATGCTGGTCAAGGCCGGCTCCGGCCTCGCCACGGCGGGGCAGCCGGACAGCGCGGGCGTGCCCGCGGAAACGGCGGCGGCGACGCTCACCTGCCGCTACAACGATCTTGACGCGGTAAAGGCGATATTTGCGGCGCACAAAGGCGAGATAGCGGCCGTCATCGTGGAGCCGATCGGCGCGAACATGGGCGTAGTGCCTCCGGCGGAAGGCTTCCTTGAAGGGCTGCGCCGTGTCACGAAAGAGGACGGCGCGCTTCTTATCTTCGACGAAGTAATAACGGGCTTCCGTCTTTCGATACACTGCGCCTCCGCCTATTTCGGCATTACGCCGGATATGTGGACCTTCGGAAAAATAATCGGCGGCGGCCTGCCGGTCGGCGCCTACGGCGGACGCCGCGACGTAATGTCGATGGTGGCGCCGATCGGCCCCGTATACCAAGCGGGCACGCTCTCTGGAAATCCCGTCGCAATGGCGGCGGGGCTTGCCGCGCTCTCCGCGCTGCGCGAGAATCCTCTCATCTACGGAGAGCTTGAGGTGCGCGGCGAACGTCTGCGCAAAGGGCTGCGCCTCATATTTGAAAAACAGGGCCTCCCCGCCTGCGTACAGGGAGAGGGGTCGCTCTCCACCGTCTTCTTCACCGAGGGCCCCGTTATGAACTACGACGACGCCTCAAAGAGCGACACGGAACGCTACGCGCGCTTCTGGCGCGGCATGGCTGAACGCGGCATACTGATGGCCCCGTCGCAGTTTGAGGCGCTCTTCATCTCGGCGGCGCACACAGAGGCCGATATAGAATATTTCATAGCAAGCGCCGACGAAGTTATCGGAGCGAAGGGCTTCTAA
- the hemB gene encoding porphobilinogen synthase codes for MIVRPRRLRENKIIRDMAAETRLSPSMLVYPIFIREGRGIMEEIPAMPGQMRCSPDTFPRLLEAARASGVNSVLLFGIPEHKDACGSEAYSENGVIQQALRVGKKEFPDMCFIGDVCLCEYTSHGHCGLLKGETVDNDPTLELLAKTALAQAQAGADMVAPSDMMDGRVAAIRAKLDGAGMEDTIIFSYAVKYASAFYGPFREAAGSAPSFGDRKSYQMDPRNVREGVREALLDIEEGADMIMVKPGLPYLDVLRAVKEASCVPVGAYCVSGEYSMIKAAAQNGWIDEKRVIAESAICLARGGADIIVTYFAPELARMMKAGEL; via the coding sequence ATGATAGTACGTCCAAGGAGACTTCGTGAAAACAAAATAATACGCGACATGGCGGCGGAAACGCGCCTTTCGCCCTCGATGCTGGTCTATCCGATATTCATCCGCGAAGGCCGCGGCATCATGGAAGAGATACCGGCAATGCCCGGGCAGATGCGGTGCAGCCCCGACACCTTCCCGCGGCTGCTAGAGGCGGCCCGCGCCTCGGGCGTAAACTCAGTGCTGCTCTTTGGCATCCCCGAGCACAAAGACGCCTGCGGCAGCGAGGCCTACAGCGAAAACGGCGTCATACAGCAGGCGCTCCGCGTCGGCAAAAAAGAATTTCCCGACATGTGCTTCATAGGCGACGTCTGCCTCTGCGAATACACCTCGCACGGCCATTGCGGACTGCTGAAGGGCGAGACGGTGGACAACGACCCGACGCTCGAACTGCTTGCAAAGACGGCGCTTGCGCAGGCGCAGGCTGGAGCCGACATGGTGGCCCCCTCCGACATGATGGACGGGCGCGTCGCCGCGATACGCGCGAAGCTCGACGGCGCGGGTATGGAGGATACGATAATCTTCTCCTATGCCGTAAAATACGCCTCCGCCTTCTACGGGCCGTTCCGCGAAGCGGCCGGCTCCGCGCCGTCCTTCGGCGACCGCAAGAGCTATCAGATGGACCCGCGCAACGTGCGCGAGGGCGTTCGCGAGGCGCTGCTTGACATCGAGGAGGGCGCGGACATGATAATGGTCAAGCCCGGCCTCCCCTACCTCGACGTGCTGCGCGCGGTAAAAGAGGCAAGCTGCGTTCCGGTCGGCGCGTACTGCGTAAGCGGCGAATATTCGATGATAAAGGCCGCTGCGCAGAACGGCTGGATCGACGAAAAACGCGTCATAGCCGAGTCCGCGATATGCCTTGCGCGCGGAGGCGCGGACATAATCGTCACCTATTTCGCGCCGGAGCTTGCGCGGATGATGAAAGCGGGGGAACTGTAA